A window of Candidatus Poribacteria bacterium contains these coding sequences:
- a CDS encoding SDR family oxidoreductase, producing MGNRLKDKVAIVTGAGSVGPGWGNGKATAVLFAREGAKVFAIDINLAAAEETKGIINQEGGDCTAHQTDVSKSEAVEEMVERCLETYGRINILHNNVGILELGGPVEASEESWDFVNNVNLKSIFLTCKYVLPQMERQRGGAIVNISSIAGIRWLGVPYISYSTTKGAIRQFTQSIALQYAKKNIRANSILPGFMNTPMVIQSLVDSYGDGDVEKLIEVRNALCPTGKMGDAWDVAHAALFLASDEAKYITGTELVVDGGASCKCV from the coding sequence ATGGGAAATCGCTTAAAAGATAAAGTGGCAATTGTGACCGGCGCGGGATCAGTCGGACCGGGCTGGGGTAACGGCAAGGCGACCGCTGTTCTCTTTGCACGCGAGGGGGCGAAAGTCTTCGCTATCGACATTAACCTCGCCGCCGCTGAAGAGACAAAGGGAATCATCAACCAAGAGGGAGGCGATTGTACCGCCCATCAGACAGATGTTTCCAAATCTGAGGCGGTTGAGGAAATGGTAGAACGTTGTCTTGAAACCTACGGTCGCATTAACATTCTTCACAATAATGTCGGTATTCTTGAACTCGGCGGTCCGGTTGAGGCAAGCGAAGAAAGCTGGGATTTCGTCAACAACGTCAATCTCAAGAGCATCTTTTTGACCTGCAAATATGTACTTCCCCAGATGGAACGGCAGAGAGGCGGTGCCATCGTGAACATCTCCTCTATCGCTGGAATCCGCTGGCTGGGAGTACCCTACATCTCGTACAGCACGACCAAAGGGGCAATCAGGCAGTTCACCCAGAGTATCGCCCTCCAGTACGCGAAAAAGAACATCCGAGCCAACAGTATTCTGCCCGGTTTCATGAACACACCAATGGTCATTCAGTCGCTTGTCGATAGCTATGGGGACGGAGATGTAGAGAAACTGATCGAGGTTCGGAATGCCCTCTGTCCCACCGGAAAAATGGGCGACGCCTGGGATGTGGCGCACGCTGCACTGTTCCTCGCTTCGGATGAAGCGAAATATATCACCGGGACAGAACTCGTGGTCGATGGTGGGGCGAGTTGTAAATGCGTCTAA